A section of the Parasteatoda tepidariorum isolate YZ-2023 chromosome 6, CAS_Ptep_4.0, whole genome shotgun sequence genome encodes:
- the LOC107440348 gene encoding YEATS domain-containing protein 4 translates to MESKPVIPLAVQQRTLAPKGSGQNSKLNAEQEAGGRLKGVQVVKPIVYGNVAWYLGEKRQDDGHTHQWNVYLKAYDHEDMSVYVKRVHFKLHESYADPNRVCHAPPYAVTETGWGEFEVVIKIFFQDSNERPVTIYHFLKLFDREKDGNVKMTTVPVNSEFYDELVFSDPTVKMHRLLSHPKLSTPEQRHNTDYEGKKVRDLQKVLTVKKKVKQEIAELKARLADAKENIMKLTKI, encoded by the coding sequence ATGGAAAGTAAACCAGTGATACCGCTGGCTGTGCAACAGAGAACTCTCGCACCTAAAGGTAGTGGACAAAACAGCAAACTAAATGCCGAACAAGAAGCCGGCGGTCGATTAAAAGGTGTTCAAGTTGTAAAACCTATCGTGTACGGCAATGTCGCTTGGTATTTGGGTGAAAAACGACAAGACGATGGACATACGCATCAGTGGAATGTGTATTTAAAAGCTTATGACCATGAGGATATGTCGGTGTATGTAAAACGAgtgcattttaaattgcatgagAGCTATGCTGATCCAAATCGTGTTTGTCATGCCCCACCCTATGCAGTGACGGAAACTGGATGGGGCGAATTCGAAGTTgtgatcaaaattttcttccaaGATAGCAATGAAAGACCTGTGACTATTTATCACTTCCTGAAGCTTTTTGACAGAGAAAAGGATGGCAATGTCAAAATGACAACGGTGCccgtaaattcagaattttatgaTGAACTTGTGTTTTCTGACCCCACTGTCAAAATGCACCGACTGCTAAGTCATCCTAAATTGAGTACTCCAGAACAACGGCATAATACtgattatgaaggaaaaaaagttcgAGATTTGCAAAAAGTGTTAACAGTCaagaaaaaagtgaaacaaGAAATTGCTGAACTTAAAGCTAGACTTGCAGAtgctaaagaaaatattatgaaactaaCTAAAATCTAA